TTTACAGACATTTTCCCGATTTCTGCCGTGCTATTTCTGCCAAGTACGTTGCTTATCAAAAATATGGCTATGCCAAAGCAATTGAAGAATGTTGCGAGGAAGTACGAAGGATTGCTGTTGATTTATATAATCAGGGTAAATATCCCAACGAATCTCTTATTTCAAACCTAGTGTCTAAGCCAGGACACTTCCGAGATAAAAAAGTTAAGCAAGCTCTCAAGGAAGTGCATCGTGAGCTTGGGCTATAAACAGCTTTCTCTTGCCTGCTCCCAATCATCCCCTTGCTGGAACCATAACTTTGCCGTCCTTTATTGGAAGCATAAGTTTGCCATTGCGGCAAACTTATGGGTAAAGTCACACGGAGAAGGTTGGGCGTGAGGTTTATTCTTATGGAGCTAAGCGGATTCGAACCGCTGACCCCCTCAATGCCATTGAGGTGCTCTACCAACTGAGCTATAACCCCTTACGGTGCTTTATGATTATGCCTTAAAAATTCGCAAGTCGTCAAGTAAAATTTCAGCAATTATAAATTAATAAAACGAACAGGGGTGTTGAGCAAGATGGCTGATATAACCCATGTAGCTGTTCATCAGGAAATATACGACTAGCATGGCGGCTGCGGATAGCGCCACCAGGGTGCCAGCAAGCATTAAGGAGAACTCCTGTTGGTCGAAGGCTTCCTGCATCAAGTGCAGCGACCACGCCACCAGAGCCACATCAAAAATTAAAATACTAACTAACATAATTTACGTTTTGTAACACTTCCTTTATTCTAATATATACAACCGAACAGATTGATGCTACAAAGCCAAAGCCGCTTCTTCCAGAAGGAAGAAGTTTCGCCTTTACAAGAGCCGCACCGGCACTTGATGCTCTACAAGATAGTTTTTAATTTCTGATACAGTGAGTTCTCCGTAATGCAGGAGGGAAGCCAGCAGAGCCGCTTCCGCTTTCCCTTCCGTTAAGGCGTCATAAATGTGACCCGTGTTACCAGCCCCACCGGAGGCAATCACTGGAATTTGTACTTGTTCTGCTATGGTACGGGTAAGCTCTAAGTCATAGCCTGCTTTGGTTCCATCAGCGTCCATACTCGTGACGAGCAGTTCGCCCGCGCCGCGTTGCTCGACTTCTTGCGCCCAATTGATCGCATCGATGCCTGTGTTTTCCCGCCCACCACGCACGTAAACATCCCAACCGGGATTGCTGGGATCTTGTCGTTTCCGTGCATCAATTGCTACCACGATGCACTGGTTGCCGAAGCGATCGCTCGCCCGATCGATCAACTCTGGATCGCGTACCGCCGCCGAGTTAATGCTGACTTTGTCTGCGCCAGCCCTTAACAATTGTTTAATATTTTCTAAGGATTGAATTCCCCCGCCCACGGTAAGGGGGATAAATACCTGTTCAGCGGTGCGGTATACCACATCCAGAATGATGCCCCGGTCTTCGTGAGTGGCAGTAATATCCAGAAACACCAACTCATCTGCACCCGCCTGATTATAAGCTTGTGCCAGTTCCACCGGATCGCCAGCATCCTGGAGATTGACAAAGTTAACCCCTTTGACAACTCGCCCCGCTTTCACATCTAAGCAAGGCAGTATTCTTTTTGCAAGCATGACGATCCTCTGGTTCCCCGATGTAATGATAATGAAAGCCTACACACTTTAAACCTTCTGTGTCTTCGGATCTGGGTAGTGTTTTTAAAATAAATTTTTAATCATGGCGATAATTTCTTCTAAACAGCAGCCGCAAGAACCCAACGGGCAACCCCAGGAACGCCGAAAGCCAGGGGGACGCCGGAAATCTCAGCCAGAGGAAACGGTTGAAGAGTTATTACAGCCAACTGTCGCAATGGACGAAACCGAGAAGCAAGAAGAAGGTCTGCGACCCCAACGACTGGCTGAGTATATCGGGCAAAAAGACCTCAAGGGCGTTCTAGAAATTGCGATTCAAGCGGCAAAAGGCAGAGACGAGTCGATGGATCACTTGCTGCTGTATGGCCCGCCGGGTTTGGGCAAAACCACAATGTCGCTGATTTTGGCGACGGAGATGGGAACCACTTGTAAAATCACCTCTGCACCCGCGTTGGAGCGTCCCCGCGATATTGTGGGGATACTCATGAGCCTAAAGCCGGGAGATATTATATTTATTGACGAAATCCACCGCTTGAGCCGAATGACAGAGGAATTGCTTTATCCGGCAATGGAGGATTTTCGGTTAGATATTACGATTGGCAAGGGT
Above is a window of Coleofasciculus sp. FACHB-1120 DNA encoding:
- the hisF gene encoding imidazole glycerol phosphate synthase subunit HisF; this translates as MLAKRILPCLDVKAGRVVKGVNFVNLQDAGDPVELAQAYNQAGADELVFLDITATHEDRGIILDVVYRTAEQVFIPLTVGGGIQSLENIKQLLRAGADKVSINSAAVRDPELIDRASDRFGNQCIVVAIDARKRQDPSNPGWDVYVRGGRENTGIDAINWAQEVEQRGAGELLVTSMDADGTKAGYDLELTRTIAEQVQIPVIASGGAGNTGHIYDALTEGKAEAALLASLLHYGELTVSEIKNYLVEHQVPVRLL